From the Gemmatimonadaceae bacterium genome, one window contains:
- a CDS encoding c-type cytochrome, with the protein MRVSVMGTKSAAAAAVLAIVLTACGGGEKNAADTTSAAVAAAASAAAAAVPAAAPAGALPSGATMGMVAEGDSIFHGQAAGGLCFTCHGMDAKGTPLAPSLADTVWLTGDGSYAFIQKRVIDGMPKPAAPYVAPMPPMGGAKLTPDQVKAVSAYVYSISHTGA; encoded by the coding sequence ATGCGCGTTTCTGTGATGGGTACGAAATCTGCCGCGGCCGCCGCGGTGCTTGCCATCGTACTTACCGCCTGCGGCGGCGGCGAGAAGAACGCGGCCGATACGACCTCGGCCGCAGTGGCGGCGGCCGCAAGCGCCGCCGCTGCAGCGGTGCCTGCGGCCGCGCCGGCCGGCGCGCTGCCGTCCGGCGCCACGATGGGGATGGTCGCCGAGGGCGATAGCATCTTCCATGGGCAAGCGGCTGGCGGGCTGTGCTTCACGTGCCACGGGATGGATGCGAAAGGCACCCCGCTTGCGCCTTCGCTGGCCGACACTGTCTGGCTCACCGGCGACGGGAGCTACGCATTCATCCAGAAGCGCGTGATCGACGGAATGCCAAAGCCCGCGGCACCCTACGTCGCACCGATGCCGCCCATGGGAGGCGCCAAGCTCACTCCGGATCAGGTGAAGGCCGTCTCGGCATACGTCTACTCCATCAGCCACACCGGGGCCTGA
- a CDS encoding M1 family metallopeptidase, with protein MRSRSLVALAVLGALAALPAPGFAQTTSRYPDRAIQHDIPMTDMIRRAFAAGTRDSTGRPGRNYWQLWTDYAIDARFDPATGLVTGHEHVVVQNNGPNEMHSITLRLDQNLFAPNVPRAEEVTDITDGMQVTALRVDGQPVALNPGAPARGRGGRGGRGGAAPPVELAAFNLSQTVATITLPAPVPAHGSVALDADWHFTVPKVVAPTRGIRMGAWGDTLYQVGQWYPRVTVFDDLRDGGWDTDPYLGPSEFYNNFGHFDVKLDLPAGWLVGATGILQNPQDVLTAAERERLTQALTADSTVRILSPDEFGPGRATAAGDRLVWHFVADTAADVAWATSDQFVWDGAHAVIPGSGMNVPINIMYLPGHAPAYADAGPTVRHALEFYSKLWIPYSFPTMTMVDGPELGMEYPMFIMSSVGASDHETGHEWWPMTLGTNETWYPFMDEGFNQYMNILSRDDRQHLPADLDGPGQRYGMTSGNEREAPMMWDANYGGPMYSFQAYSKAPMMLSMLGGIVGDSAVWHAMSEYAHAWRFKHPSPWDYAFFMSNALHRDLGWFWYYWLFTTDAVDGSIQNVTTSAGRTVVTVHQAGQMPSPVVLNVHFAPKGPAIRHMRNAVMIDDSTATVTWPVDVWFNGSRTFKATLDFGARKIERIVLDPHCRFPDLDISDNTWPRQPAPPEPAGGPGFGGGRFGGPACKG; from the coding sequence ATGCGCTCTCGCTCTCTCGTGGCGCTGGCCGTGCTGGGCGCGCTGGCCGCGCTTCCGGCCCCCGGCTTTGCGCAGACGACCAGCAGATATCCAGACCGTGCCATCCAGCACGACATCCCGATGACGGACATGATCCGGCGCGCCTTCGCTGCCGGCACCCGCGACTCCACTGGCCGGCCCGGGCGGAACTACTGGCAGCTCTGGACCGACTACGCGATCGACGCCCGCTTCGACCCGGCCACGGGGTTGGTGACGGGCCACGAGCACGTGGTGGTGCAGAACAACGGGCCCAACGAGATGCACTCCATCACGTTGCGTCTGGATCAGAACCTGTTCGCCCCCAACGTGCCGCGGGCCGAGGAGGTCACCGACATCACCGACGGCATGCAGGTGACCGCGTTGCGCGTGGACGGACAGCCGGTGGCGCTCAACCCCGGCGCCCCGGCGCGTGGCCGCGGAGGACGGGGCGGACGGGGCGGCGCCGCGCCTCCGGTGGAACTCGCGGCCTTCAATCTGTCGCAGACGGTGGCCACCATCACCCTGCCCGCGCCGGTGCCGGCGCACGGCAGCGTTGCCCTCGACGCCGACTGGCACTTCACGGTGCCCAAGGTGGTGGCGCCGACGCGCGGCATCCGGATGGGCGCGTGGGGCGACACGCTGTACCAGGTGGGTCAGTGGTACCCCCGGGTGACCGTGTTCGACGACCTGCGGGACGGCGGCTGGGATACCGACCCGTATCTGGGGCCATCAGAATTCTACAATAATTTCGGCCACTTCGACGTCAAGCTGGATCTCCCGGCGGGCTGGCTCGTGGGCGCCACCGGCATTCTGCAGAACCCGCAGGACGTGCTGACGGCCGCCGAACGGGAACGGCTGACGCAGGCCCTCACCGCCGACTCGACCGTCCGCATCCTGAGCCCCGACGAATTCGGACCCGGCCGCGCCACCGCGGCCGGCGACCGGCTCGTGTGGCACTTCGTGGCCGATACCGCGGCCGACGTCGCCTGGGCCACGTCCGACCAGTTCGTGTGGGACGGGGCGCACGCCGTGATCCCCGGCTCGGGCATGAACGTCCCCATCAACATCATGTACCTGCCCGGCCACGCGCCGGCATACGCCGACGCGGGCCCCACCGTGCGTCACGCCCTCGAGTTCTATTCCAAACTCTGGATACCCTACAGCTTTCCGACCATGACCATGGTGGACGGCCCGGAACTCGGCATGGAGTATCCGATGTTCATCATGTCGAGCGTCGGTGCCTCCGATCACGAGACCGGGCACGAGTGGTGGCCGATGACGCTCGGCACCAACGAGACCTGGTATCCGTTCATGGACGAAGGGTTCAACCAGTACATGAACATCCTGTCGCGCGACGACCGGCAGCACCTGCCGGCCGATCTCGACGGCCCGGGCCAGCGCTACGGAATGACGAGCGGCAACGAACGCGAAGCTCCGATGATGTGGGACGCCAACTACGGCGGCCCGATGTACTCCTTCCAGGCGTACAGCAAGGCGCCGATGATGTTGTCCATGCTCGGCGGCATCGTGGGCGACAGCGCCGTGTGGCATGCGATGAGCGAGTACGCTCACGCCTGGCGGTTCAAGCATCCGTCACCGTGGGACTATGCGTTCTTCATGAGCAATGCCCTGCACCGCGACCTCGGGTGGTTCTGGTACTACTGGCTGTTCACCACCGACGCCGTGGATGGGTCCATCCAGAACGTGACCACGTCGGCCGGGCGCACCGTGGTGACCGTGCACCAGGCCGGGCAGATGCCGTCGCCCGTGGTCTTGAACGTCCACTTCGCACCCAAGGGCCCGGCCATCCGGCACATGCGGAACGCCGTGATGATCGATGATTCGACGGCCACCGTCACCTGGCCGGTGGACGTGTGGTTCAACGGCAGCCGCACGTTCAAGGCGACGCTCGACTTCGGCGCGCGCAAGATCGAGCGCATCGTGCTCGATCCGCACTGCCGGTTCCCGGATCTCGATATCTCCGACAACACCTGGCCGCGGCAACCGGCGCCGCCCGAGCCGGCCGGCGGGCCCGGCTTCGGCGGCGGGAGGTTCGGCGGCCCGGCGTGCAAGGGATGA
- a CDS encoding VIT family protein: protein MRPPARHREQHRTDRIGWLRAAVLGANDGIVSTASLLVGVAAASVGRGEVLVAGTAGLVAGAMSMAAGEYVSVKSQAETEEADLTRERRELRDDPEAEHVELAEIYVKRGLEPALARQVADQLMVHDALGAHARDELGISEVVAARPIQAAGASAASFAVGAILPLMASVLAPLPMLLPAVIAASLIFLAVLGAVAARTGGAPVLAGAVRVTFWGALAMLVTAGVGRLFGAVV from the coding sequence ATGAGACCCCCAGCCCGCCATCGCGAACAACACCGTACCGATCGCATCGGCTGGCTGCGCGCCGCCGTGCTCGGTGCCAACGACGGCATCGTGTCCACGGCCAGCCTGCTCGTGGGCGTGGCGGCGGCGAGTGTCGGACGCGGCGAGGTACTCGTGGCCGGCACGGCCGGTCTCGTGGCCGGCGCGATGTCCATGGCGGCGGGCGAATACGTGTCGGTCAAGTCGCAGGCCGAGACCGAGGAGGCGGACCTCACCCGTGAGCGCCGCGAACTGCGTGACGATCCGGAGGCGGAGCACGTGGAGCTGGCGGAGATCTACGTGAAGCGCGGGCTCGAGCCGGCGCTCGCCCGCCAGGTGGCGGACCAGCTCATGGTGCACGACGCGCTCGGCGCCCACGCCCGCGACGAACTGGGGATTTCGGAAGTCGTCGCGGCGCGCCCCATTCAGGCCGCGGGAGCGTCGGCGGCGAGCTTTGCCGTTGGGGCGATACTGCCGCTGATGGCGAGCGTGCTCGCGCCGTTGCCGATGCTGCTCCCGGCGGTGATCGCCGCATCGCTGATCTTCCTGGCCGTGCTGGGGGCCGTCGCGGCGCGCACCGGCGGCGCGCCCGTGCTGGCGGGCGCCGTGCGCGTGACCTTCTGGGGCGCCCTCGCCATGCTGGTGACGGCGGGCGTGGGCCGGCTGTTCGGGGCGGTGGTGTAG
- a CDS encoding coproporphyrinogen-III oxidase family protein, with protein sequence MATHSIDYLTLRHLAPARWLRARVSRVLGGREAWPLVFRAPHAASGFPQGTSGNLYVHLPFCQHLCPHCPYNRITFQSGMVRDYGRALERELTAYLARADAPPVRTLYFGGGTPSLTPELIELVITLVRSHLVHGAEVGVEVHPRDADPALLARLRVAGVNRISLGIETLRPDLLKSLGRHYTPEQGLQAIRSAQRGGFDFVDVNLIHGIPGQRADEAIADAERIVALGVDQISAYPLFGFAHTPLGRRGGVGPASDRERLRAQRGVSRVCRAAGLARTSVWSFTRAGLSPYSTVTHEDYVGFGAGAGSKVGGVFWFNTFSIPEYNACLEPRPALVLHVGERLRRLHWLYWAIYGTHITSERYRTLFGKPIERDFGRLLWAMRMAGLARHDATGWKITERGAVWVHRLQSLFSLSYIDELWTRCRHEAWPTEVALV encoded by the coding sequence ATGGCGACGCATTCCATCGATTACTTGACCCTGCGACACCTCGCCCCAGCCAGGTGGTTGCGCGCCCGCGTGTCGCGTGTTCTTGGCGGCCGTGAGGCGTGGCCGCTGGTGTTTCGGGCTCCGCACGCAGCCTCTGGGTTTCCACAGGGCACGAGCGGCAACCTCTACGTGCATCTCCCGTTCTGCCAGCACCTGTGCCCTCATTGCCCGTACAATCGCATCACCTTCCAGTCCGGGATGGTACGTGACTACGGGCGAGCGCTCGAGCGGGAACTCACCGCATACCTGGCGCGCGCCGATGCGCCGCCCGTGCGGACGCTGTACTTCGGCGGCGGAACACCCAGTCTCACTCCGGAGCTGATCGAACTGGTCATTACCCTGGTACGCTCCCATCTCGTTCATGGCGCCGAGGTCGGGGTTGAAGTCCATCCGCGGGATGCGGACCCCGCGCTGCTCGCGCGGTTGCGTGTCGCTGGCGTCAACCGCATCAGTCTCGGTATCGAGACCCTGCGTCCAGATCTGCTCAAGTCGTTGGGCCGGCACTACACGCCGGAGCAAGGCCTGCAGGCCATTCGGTCCGCGCAGCGTGGCGGCTTCGACTTCGTGGATGTGAACCTCATCCACGGAATTCCGGGACAGCGAGCCGACGAGGCCATCGCTGACGCCGAGCGGATCGTGGCCCTCGGCGTGGACCAGATCTCGGCATATCCGCTGTTCGGGTTCGCCCATACGCCACTCGGCCGGCGCGGCGGGGTCGGCCCGGCGTCAGATCGTGAGCGCCTGCGCGCGCAGCGCGGGGTTTCACGCGTCTGCCGGGCGGCGGGCCTCGCGCGCACGTCCGTCTGGAGCTTCACGCGCGCTGGCTTGTCTCCGTACTCCACCGTCACGCACGAGGACTACGTCGGCTTCGGTGCCGGCGCCGGCTCGAAAGTGGGCGGCGTCTTCTGGTTCAACACGTTTTCCATTCCCGAGTACAACGCGTGTCTCGAGCCGCGCCCAGCCCTCGTGCTGCACGTCGGCGAGCGCTTGCGCCGGCTGCACTGGCTCTATTGGGCCATCTACGGAACGCACATCACGTCCGAGCGGTACCGCACCCTGTTCGGCAAACCGATCGAACGGGATTTCGGCCGCCTGTTATGGGCGATGCGGATGGCCGGATTGGCGCGGCACGACGCGACCGGCTGGAAGATCACGGAACGCGGAGCCGTCTGGGTGCATCGCCTGCAGAGTCTCTTTTCACTCAGCTACATCGACGAATTGTGGACGCGCTGCCGGCACGAAGCGTGGCCGACGGAAGTCGCCCTAGTCTGA
- a CDS encoding glycoside hydrolase family 35 protein, whose amino-acid sequence MRRILLALALAAGAVPAAAQTGPLVAGSGRFLLNGKPFQIISGSMHYARVPREYWRDRLEKARAMGLNTITTYVFWNLHESTPGRYDFSGQKDIAEYVRIAQEEGLHVILRPGPYVCAEWDLGGYPAWLLADTGTVLRSTDPRFTKPAERWLDRLGKELVPLLASHGGPIIAVQVENEYGSFGSDKAYLEWQRAALVHAGFTNVLLYTADGPSELPNGTLPDLPAVVNFGPGDADSAFAQLARFRPGEPLMSGEYWAGWFDQWGRPHNTTNAAQQTRELSWMLDRGYSVNMYMFHGGTTWGFMNGANIDGGHYHPQTTSYDYDAALDESGRPTAKYYAFRDAIAKATGVTPPPVPATPPPIVVPAFTLGAAASLWSTLGTKVHVERPRGMETFGQSYGYILYRTSVAAGASGELVIRDVRDYAQVYVNGALAGTLDRRLGQDSMPLSVPAGGRLDILVENTGRVNFAKPLRTEEKGITHSVTLAGAELTGWDVYPLPMASTPAPAFAAGQPNGPAFYRGTFQLAHTGDTFLDTRGWGKGTVWVNGHQLGRFWQIGPQQTLYVPGPWLKRGTNDVVVFDLVTPTRRTLNGLDHPILNELHPDPR is encoded by the coding sequence ATGCGCCGAATCCTCCTCGCCCTCGCCCTCGCGGCCGGCGCCGTCCCGGCGGCCGCACAGACCGGGCCGCTCGTGGCCGGCTCCGGCCGCTTCCTGCTGAACGGCAAGCCGTTCCAGATCATCTCGGGCTCCATGCACTACGCGCGCGTACCGCGCGAGTACTGGCGCGACCGGCTCGAGAAGGCCCGCGCGATGGGCCTCAACACGATCACCACGTACGTGTTCTGGAATCTGCACGAGAGCACGCCCGGCCGTTACGATTTCTCCGGCCAGAAGGACATCGCCGAGTACGTACGGATCGCGCAGGAGGAGGGGCTCCACGTCATCCTGCGGCCCGGCCCGTACGTGTGCGCGGAGTGGGACCTGGGCGGGTACCCGGCCTGGCTGCTCGCCGACACGGGGACGGTACTGCGCAGCACCGATCCGCGGTTCACCAAGCCCGCCGAGCGTTGGCTCGACCGGTTGGGCAAGGAACTGGTGCCGCTGTTGGCCAGCCACGGTGGCCCGATCATCGCCGTGCAGGTGGAGAACGAGTACGGCTCGTTCGGCAGTGACAAGGCGTACCTGGAGTGGCAGCGGGCGGCGCTCGTGCACGCCGGCTTCACGAACGTGCTGCTGTACACGGCCGACGGACCGAGCGAGTTGCCGAACGGCACGCTCCCCGATCTCCCCGCCGTCGTGAACTTCGGGCCCGGCGACGCCGACAGCGCGTTCGCGCAGTTGGCGCGGTTCCGGCCGGGCGAACCCTTGATGAGCGGCGAGTACTGGGCCGGCTGGTTCGATCAGTGGGGTCGCCCGCACAACACGACGAACGCGGCGCAGCAGACGCGGGAACTGTCGTGGATGCTCGACCGCGGCTATTCGGTGAACATGTATATGTTCCATGGCGGCACGACGTGGGGATTCATGAATGGGGCGAACATCGACGGCGGGCACTACCATCCGCAGACCACGAGCTACGACTACGATGCCGCGCTCGACGAGTCGGGACGGCCGACGGCCAAGTACTACGCCTTCCGGGACGCGATCGCCAAGGCGACGGGGGTGACACCGCCGCCCGTGCCCGCCACGCCGCCGCCGATCGTCGTGCCCGCGTTCACGCTGGGTGCCGCGGCGTCGCTGTGGAGCACGCTGGGCACGAAGGTGCACGTGGAGCGCCCGCGCGGCATGGAAACCTTCGGCCAGTCGTACGGCTACATCCTGTACCGCACGTCGGTGGCGGCGGGGGCGAGTGGCGAGCTGGTGATCCGCGACGTGCGCGACTACGCGCAGGTATACGTGAACGGCGCGCTCGCCGGGACCCTCGACCGGCGGCTGGGCCAGGACAGCATGCCCCTATCGGTGCCGGCCGGCGGCCGGCTCGACATCCTCGTGGAGAACACGGGGCGCGTGAACTTCGCCAAGCCGCTACGCACCGAAGAAAAGGGCATCACGCATTCGGTGACGCTGGCCGGCGCCGAACTCACGGGCTGGGACGTGTACCCCCTGCCGATGGCATCCACGCCGGCGCCGGCGTTTGCCGCGGGCCAGCCGAATGGGCCGGCGTTCTACCGCGGCACTTTCCAACTTGCTCATACCGGAGACACGTTCCTCGACACGCGCGGCTGGGGCAAGGGCACGGTGTGGGTCAACGGTCACCAGCTGGGACGGTTCTGGCAGATCGGTCCGCAGCAGACGCTGTACGTGCCCGGCCCCTGGCTCAAGCGAGGGACGAACGACGTCGTGGTGTTCGATCTCGTGACGCCCACCCGGCGGACCCTGAACGGCCTGGACCATCCGATCCTGAACGAGCTGCACCCCGACCCCCGCTAG
- a CDS encoding SRPBCC family protein — NVGDLTTRSRGLRRGVLACALLATAAVVPAQSVDVRAVREGSLVRLRATVHFTASPAVVWSVLTDYEGQGRFVPGIVESRLLSRDSSGSVVRQRGSVAVLVFRFPFDVVYATVEQPPTALTARLVRGSVRRMQSTYHLSPDGAGTLLEYRGEVEVSGWLPPLIGPAIVRGQVESQLKAIAAEIDRRARERRPP; from the coding sequence TGAATGTCGGGGATCTGACGACCCGTTCTCGCGGCCTGCGGCGCGGCGTGCTCGCATGCGCCCTGTTGGCGACCGCGGCGGTCGTTCCGGCGCAATCGGTCGACGTGCGCGCGGTGCGTGAGGGTTCGCTGGTTCGCCTCCGAGCCACCGTACACTTCACGGCGTCGCCGGCGGTGGTCTGGTCGGTGCTGACCGACTACGAGGGGCAGGGGCGGTTCGTGCCAGGAATTGTCGAGAGTCGATTGCTGTCGCGCGATTCCTCCGGGAGCGTCGTGCGACAGCGGGGCAGCGTGGCGGTACTCGTCTTTCGCTTTCCCTTCGATGTGGTGTATGCCACCGTCGAGCAGCCGCCCACGGCACTGACCGCGCGACTCGTTCGAGGGAGCGTTCGCCGGATGCAAAGCACGTATCATCTGAGTCCCGACGGCGCTGGTACGCTGCTCGAATACCGGGGCGAGGTGGAGGTGAGCGGATGGTTGCCACCGCTCATCGGGCCCGCGATCGTGCGAGGACAGGTCGAAAGTCAGTTGAAAGCGATCGCGGCGGAGATCGACCGTCGTGCACGCGAGCGCCGACCACCCTGA
- a CDS encoding PH domain-containing protein, with amino-acid sequence MPSTDTSAAAPDEVFRSRVDLWLVALIAVGIGVPIVIVSGPGTDPTGALVGRAMVGVTSVLLVLFLSWLYRTTRYTLGPDALTVQSGPENWRIPYRDIKSVRRSLNPLSAPALSIRRLKILYGPDAWVLISPPDREAFIAALGKRVPGLEVER; translated from the coding sequence ATGCCTTCAACCGATACGAGTGCTGCAGCGCCCGACGAGGTCTTCAGGTCGCGCGTGGACCTGTGGCTGGTGGCGCTCATCGCCGTGGGGATCGGCGTGCCGATCGTCATCGTGAGTGGCCCCGGCACCGATCCGACGGGGGCGCTGGTCGGGCGCGCAATGGTCGGTGTCACATCGGTGCTCCTGGTGCTGTTCCTGAGCTGGCTGTATCGCACCACCCGCTACACCCTCGGGCCCGACGCGTTGACCGTGCAGTCGGGTCCGGAGAACTGGCGCATCCCCTATCGGGACATCAAGAGCGTGCGCCGCAGCCTCAATCCGCTCTCGGCGCCGGCCCTGTCGATCCGCCGGTTGAAGATTCTCTATGGCCCGGACGCCTGGGTGCTCATCTCGCCTCCGGACCGCGAGGCGTTCATCGCCGCGCTCGGCAAGCGCGTGCCGGGTCTCGAGGTCGAGCGCTGA
- a CDS encoding glycosyl hydrolase family 18 protein: MGAILLALATIPTGAPAQHPEALWYAVGSDASTRSFIDHASQIDIVAPQVFDLLPTGAITGHLDPRVVAAAHEHHVKLVPLVMNPGFSQPAIHRVLTVASARRRALRSLAALCRTDHLDGIQFDLENVNVADRQRFTAFVRAAVDSVHHAGCTLSAAVVPRSSDDPGTNSYDRWIFANWRGVYDYKALADTLDFISLMTYAEHTGVSPAGPVAGYPWMEQCLRYVLSLGVAPAKISLGIPSYSDWWFPSYSKKEGPRMIGRDIPFARAESLLAANRVAARWDSIQKSPHAVWSENGVFQYLWMEDARAFVDKLALVAQYHLRGYSVWVLGTEDPALWPALARPTPVPPF, from the coding sequence ATGGGCGCCATCCTCCTCGCGCTCGCGACCATCCCGACGGGCGCCCCGGCCCAGCACCCGGAAGCCCTCTGGTATGCGGTGGGCAGCGACGCGAGCACGCGCAGCTTCATCGACCACGCGAGTCAGATCGACATCGTTGCGCCGCAGGTGTTCGACCTGCTGCCGACGGGCGCGATCACCGGGCATCTCGACCCACGCGTCGTGGCCGCCGCCCACGAGCACCACGTGAAGCTCGTGCCGCTCGTGATGAACCCCGGGTTCAGCCAGCCGGCCATCCACCGCGTGCTCACCGTCGCCTCGGCGCGGCGGCGCGCCCTGCGCAGCCTGGCCGCCCTCTGCCGCACCGATCACCTCGATGGCATCCAATTCGACCTCGAGAACGTGAACGTGGCCGACCGCCAACGGTTCACGGCGTTCGTGCGCGCGGCCGTCGATTCGGTGCACCACGCGGGGTGCACGCTGTCGGCAGCCGTCGTCCCGAGGTCCAGCGACGACCCGGGTACCAACAGCTACGACCGGTGGATCTTCGCGAACTGGCGTGGGGTGTACGACTACAAGGCCCTGGCCGATACGCTCGATTTCATTTCGCTCATGACGTACGCCGAGCACACGGGGGTTTCCCCCGCCGGTCCGGTGGCCGGCTATCCGTGGATGGAGCAGTGCCTGCGCTACGTGCTCTCGCTGGGCGTGGCTCCGGCCAAGATCTCACTCGGCATTCCCTCGTATTCGGACTGGTGGTTTCCATCGTACTCCAAGAAGGAGGGCCCGCGCATGATCGGGCGCGACATCCCGTTCGCGCGCGCCGAGAGCTTGCTGGCCGCCAATCGCGTGGCGGCGCGATGGGACAGCATACAGAAGTCGCCGCACGCCGTGTGGAGCGAGAACGGAGTGTTCCAGTATCTCTGGATGGAGGACGCGCGGGCATTCGTCGACAAACTGGCGCTCGTTGCGCAGTACCACCTGCGCGGCTATTCGGTGTGGGTCCTGGGCACCGAGGATCCCGCACTGTGGCCGGCCCTGGCGCGTCCGACACCCGTTCCGCCGTTCTGA
- a CDS encoding peptidase S1, translating to MIARRSASLAAACALLAFSAIPALAQKAEKPASDTVAAVPSESASVTQHVITLNGETVHYTATAGNLLVRNDSGAPIGSFFYVAYTKDGADPLKRPVTFLYNGGPGSSTIWLHMGSVGPLRVVTDDAASTPPAPYELKDNPYSLIDKSDLVFVDAMGTGFSQIVGKGTGKEFFGVDADIRSFADFITRYVTVNNRWNSPKFLMGESYGTTRSAGLADALQERGMPLNGVVLVSSYLNAYVDFSGPPLALDLPYELYLPTMAATAWYHDKLSPKPADLAAFLAQVRAFALGDYEQALDKGSHLGAAERDAVVAKLHQYTGISEQYWREANLRLTPDRFEKELLRDERRTVGRLDARYEGIDHDNAGESPEYDAADAAINGPFTTAFNYYLKNGLHYTSDRRYLTTNYGVVGRSWDDHHHGADMLDVAEDLRDAMSKNPQLKVFSANGYFDFATPFFETEYTLDHMGLAPSLAKNITYGYYQSGHMIYMHTPALAQLKHDLAAFYDSTLSH from the coding sequence GTGATCGCTCGCCGCTCGGCCTCCCTGGCCGCCGCTTGCGCCCTACTCGCATTCAGCGCCATCCCCGCGCTCGCCCAGAAGGCGGAGAAGCCCGCCTCGGACACCGTTGCCGCGGTGCCGTCCGAGAGTGCATCCGTGACGCAGCACGTGATCACGCTCAACGGAGAGACCGTGCACTACACGGCCACGGCCGGCAACCTGCTCGTGCGCAACGACTCGGGCGCGCCGATCGGCAGCTTCTTCTACGTGGCCTACACCAAGGACGGCGCCGACCCGCTCAAGCGTCCGGTGACGTTCCTGTACAACGGCGGACCGGGGTCGTCCACGATCTGGCTGCACATGGGTTCGGTGGGTCCGCTGCGGGTCGTCACCGACGACGCTGCGTCCACGCCGCCCGCCCCGTACGAACTGAAGGACAACCCGTACAGCCTGATCGACAAGAGCGACCTCGTGTTCGTCGACGCCATGGGTACCGGCTTCAGCCAGATCGTGGGCAAGGGCACCGGCAAGGAGTTCTTCGGCGTGGACGCCGACATCCGGTCGTTCGCCGACTTCATCACCCGCTACGTGACCGTCAACAACCGGTGGAACTCACCCAAGTTCCTGATGGGCGAATCGTACGGCACGACGCGATCGGCGGGCCTGGCCGATGCGCTGCAGGAGCGCGGCATGCCGCTCAACGGCGTGGTGCTCGTGTCGTCATATTTGAATGCATATGTCGATTTCAGCGGGCCGCCCCTGGCGCTCGACCTGCCGTACGAACTGTACCTGCCGACCATGGCGGCCACCGCCTGGTACCACGACAAGCTCTCGCCGAAGCCCGCGGACCTGGCGGCGTTCCTGGCGCAGGTGCGCGCCTTCGCCCTGGGCGACTACGAGCAGGCGCTGGACAAGGGCTCGCACCTGGGCGCCGCCGAGCGCGACGCCGTGGTGGCCAAGCTCCACCAGTACACCGGGATCTCGGAGCAGTACTGGCGCGAAGCGAACCTGCGGCTCACCCCCGACCGATTCGAGAAGGAACTGTTGCGCGACGAACGGCGCACCGTGGGCCGTCTCGATGCCCGGTACGAAGGGATCGATCACGATAATGCCGGCGAGAGTCCCGAATACGACGCCGCCGACGCCGCCATCAACGGACCCTTCACCACGGCGTTCAACTACTACCTCAAGAACGGCCTCCACTATACGAGCGACCGCCGCTACCTGACCACCAACTACGGCGTCGTGGGGCGCAGTTGGGACGACCATCACCACGGCGCGGACATGCTCGATGTGGCCGAAGACCTTCGCGACGCGATGTCCAAGAATCCGCAACTCAAGGTGTTTTCGGCCAACGGCTATTTCGACTTCGCCACGCCGTTCTTCGAGACGGAATACACCCTGGACCACATGGGGCTCGCCCCGTCGCTGGCCAAGAACATCACGTATGGCTACTACCAGTCGGGGCACATGATCTACATGCACACGCCGGCGCTCGCGCAACTCAAGCACGATCTGGCGGCGTTCTACGACTCGACGCTGAGCCATTAG
- a CDS encoding DinB family protein, translating into MSAPMDPRVIAPSETFRINTKLFRNCLHDMTAEQAQSRPGTLGNSAIWVAVHMTTARFELLKRLGAAVANPLPAAVTTAKSIDDVKAWPSLDDVRSAWGAAAHALRDRLAAMTAADLNAAVEVRFPVFEQTVFGVLVFLTQHETYHLGQLSLLRKQAGLPAMSYREP; encoded by the coding sequence ATGAGCGCCCCCATGGATCCCCGCGTCATCGCCCCCTCCGAGACCTTCCGCATCAACACCAAGCTGTTCCGTAACTGCCTGCACGACATGACAGCCGAGCAGGCGCAATCGCGTCCCGGAACCCTGGGCAACAGCGCCATCTGGGTGGCGGTGCACATGACCACGGCGCGGTTCGAGTTGCTCAAACGTCTGGGCGCCGCAGTCGCCAATCCGCTGCCCGCTGCGGTGACCACGGCCAAGTCCATCGACGACGTGAAGGCATGGCCCTCGTTGGACGACGTCCGGTCGGCGTGGGGCGCGGCGGCCCACGCGTTGCGCGACCGGCTGGCGGCAATGACGGCGGCCGACCTGAACGCCGCCGTCGAGGTGCGATTCCCCGTGTTCGAACAGACGGTGTTCGGCGTCCTCGTGTTTCTGACGCAGCACGAGACGTACCATCTGGGCCAACTCTCGCTGCTCCGCAAGCAGGCCGGGCTGCCGGCGATGAGCTATAGAGAACCCTGA